In Candidatus Zixiibacteriota bacterium, one genomic interval encodes:
- a CDS encoding multiheme c-type cytochrome: protein MGTRMYNIGAAVVLLAFFLIAVISEVSAQGSSGEACITCHRTISPGIVGQWEKSKHSTAGVTCIDCHQAGKDDVDGFLHNGERIAIIVSPKDCAQCHEKEYSEQKGSHHAKAAQILGSLDNLLGEVVGGEPAVAVGCRQCHGSVVKVDANGRPTPDTWPNTGMGRINPDGSWGSCSACHARHEFSVKQARQPEACGKCHLGPDHPQIEVWNESKHGVLYHANREEMNLDAKPWRAGKEYFTGPTCASCHMSEAGKEGVTHDVGERISWTLRPPISVKLNMVVYEDDSKEDILGDAPALPKAGEMHSLSEGEKKEVKQTLSWQERRQKMQNVCTQCHEKTFVEGAYAQFDDLVVLYNDKFARPGKAIIDELKAAGKITPPDFDDPIEWTWYEIWHHEGRRARHGASMQGPDYAWWHGLYDVGKHFYTKFIPELKEVAGEEMAKELMDKYLYEIPGHQWHRDGMGKDALEKIKKFYEKRYGE from the coding sequence TTGGGAACGAGAATGTACAATATTGGCGCGGCGGTGGTACTTCTGGCATTCTTCCTGATCGCAGTAATATCAGAAGTATCAGCCCAAGGTTCAAGCGGCGAGGCATGTATCACCTGTCACCGGACAATATCTCCGGGGATTGTGGGGCAATGGGAGAAATCGAAACATAGTACGGCGGGAGTTACCTGCATTGATTGCCATCAGGCCGGCAAGGATGATGTTGACGGTTTCCTGCATAATGGGGAGCGGATAGCGATTATCGTCTCACCCAAAGATTGCGCGCAATGCCACGAAAAAGAATACTCAGAACAGAAAGGTTCGCATCATGCCAAAGCGGCGCAGATTCTCGGCTCTCTTGATAATCTTCTGGGAGAAGTGGTTGGCGGCGAGCCGGCGGTGGCAGTAGGCTGCCGTCAATGTCACGGTTCCGTTGTAAAAGTCGACGCCAATGGCCGCCCGACGCCCGATACCTGGCCCAACACCGGTATGGGGCGAATCAATCCTGACGGTTCCTGGGGTTCCTGCTCCGCCTGCCACGCCCGGCACGAGTTTTCAGTCAAGCAGGCGCGTCAGCCGGAAGCCTGCGGCAAATGTCATCTCGGTCCCGACCATCCGCAAATTGAGGTATGGAACGAATCGAAGCATGGCGTTCTCTATCATGCCAATCGCGAAGAGATGAATCTTGACGCCAAACCGTGGCGCGCCGGAAAGGAATATTTCACTGGTCCTACTTGCGCTTCCTGCCATATGTCGGAAGCGGGAAAAGAAGGGGTAACGCATGATGTCGGGGAGAGAATCTCCTGGACGCTGCGGCCGCCGATTTCCGTCAAGTTGAATATGGTGGTTTATGAAGATGACTCCAAGGAAGATATCCTGGGAGATGCGCCGGCGCTGCCGAAAGCGGGCGAAATGCACAGCCTCTCCGAAGGGGAAAAGAAAGAAGTGAAGCAGACCCTATCATGGCAAGAGCGGCGGCAGAAGATGCAAAATGTCTGCACGCAGTGCCATGAGAAGACATTTGTGGAGGGGGCTTACGCCCAGTTTGATGACTTGGTGGTGCTGTACAACGATAAATTTGCCCGCCCCGGCAAAGCGATTATCGATGAACTCAAAGCGGCCGGCAAGATTACGCCGCCCGATTTTGACGACCCGATTGAATGGACCTGGTACGAGATTTGGCATCATGAGGGACGGCGGGCTCGTCACGGCGCCTCGATGCAGGGACCTGATTACGCCTGGTGGCACGGATTATATGATGTCGGAAAGCATTTTTACACTAAATTTATCCCGGAATTGAAAGAAGTCGCTGGCGAAGAGATGGCAAAAGAACTGATGGATAAATATCTTTATGAGATTCCGGGGCATCAGTGGCACCGCGACGGCATGGGCAAAGATGCGCTGGAGAAAATTAAGAAGTTCTATGAAAAACGGTACGGCGAATAA